The genome window TTGAGTCCCTCTCCCCACTACTAACTATTCACCAATCCTCCATCTCACCTTCCTTCTTCTACCCGCTATGCTGCCCTACCCCTGGCCAGCCAGGACCACAAAACCAGGCCCTCAGCTGTGGGGCCGTGTGCTGAGGACCAGGCAGAGGGAGCTGAGCCCCGCGCCTGCCTTCTCCAGTTCTGAGCAGGACACAGGTACCAGGGTGACATCGGAGAGCTTCTGTAGTGCCTACAGGGAGGACATGGAGTGGGAGACAGGAGTGAGACCCTGAGGCCACAGCCAGGCCCACCCCTCTGCCGCCAGCTCAGAGCAGTCCCACCCGGGCTTCTAGAAAAGGtacccctccttcctcccactaGGAAGGCCTGAGACTCCTTTCTTTGGTTGTTGTTAGGGATGGAgccccttccctcacctcctgGCTGTTGGGCAGGTCCCCACCTCCGCGGTGCAGGAGGAAAGGGGGCACACCAGGCAACCCAGGACGCAGAAAGAGACAGTCAGCAGCTGCATCGTCTGGGAGGGTCAGGGAGGCATAGGGGTGGTCTGTCAACACCGCCATTGcctggggcagaggaaggaggaagcaggaagcatTCAAGTCTCAGAGCTTCTCCATAACTGAGCCTGGCTGCCCTACCACAACTAGGGTTGGGGACAATTACAGTGGTGGAATAATAAGGACAGCAAGTACAAAGGACTTATTGTGTGTCAGAagctgttctaagcactttagtTACCTCTGCTAATTTCCACCTCAGACTCACATGAAGTTCTTTCCACCTGTAACTAACTTCTCCCCTTCAGCCCCCACCTGTCAGTCCCATCCATCCTTTACGTCACAGTTTAGATGCCACCTTTGGGGATTTTTTAAAGACGATGTTAATTGACCTTGTTCCCGGGTTTCCCAGCTCCCTGTTTCATTATACTAACTTGTTGTTTTCTCGTGTGTTTTCACAGTAGATGGACCTCTGTGAAGGTAGTAGGGGCTGGAGCTACTTCTCCTCGGCTCCCAGGCCCAGAACCACACCCACTTTCGCCCAatctgccccaccccagccccgcccctccTCACCCTGACAGCCTTTTGGGCAGCGTCGCTGCTACCGGCCACCACAGTGCGGGGTCCCCCCATGCCACAGAAGCCGCGCAGGTGGGAGGAGCTGGATACCGGCACTGTGGAGACAGCGAAGTCCTAGGGAGACCAAGGGAAATAGGCAgggacatgggggggggggggttaccCTTAAACACAGGCTGCCCTCAGCCTCTCCCTCCTCAGCGCCGCCCTCCCCAGGCCCTTCTGACCCCCATCCGCTCCCCGCTGCTTCCCACCCAAGGCTGGTCCGGCTCCTCACCCGGAACGTGTCTGCCACGATCTCTGCTCCTCGGTGATTAGTCCACTTGGAGAGGCCTACGAAAAACTCCCGGCCTGAGGCCACAGAGGTTTGAGGGCGAGAGGAAATGAGTTGGAAACAAGACCTGAGGTGGCCCAGTCTCTCAAACTCTGCTTCCTTGGGCCAACCCCCAGGGGTGCTGGCACCCCAACCTCACCGGTAAAGAGAACATCGGTGCCATCCAGCGTCGCGTTCTCATCCCCCATCTCCACTATTCGGAGCCCCAGGTCCTGGAGGGCTTTGCGGACTCCATCCACCTTAAGGCAAGAGAAGAGGGCGAGGGGCTGAGAAAAATCTC of Rhinolophus sinicus isolate RSC01 linkage group LG05, ASM3656204v1, whole genome shotgun sequence contains these proteins:
- the DDAH2 gene encoding putative hydrolase DDAH2 isoform X1 is translated as MGTPGEGLGRCSHALIRGVPESLASGEGAGAGIPALDLAKAQREHGVLGGKLRQRLGLQLLELPPEESLPLGPLLGDTAVIQGDTALITRPWSPARRPEVDGVRKALQDLGLRIVEMGDENATLDGTDVLFTGREFFVGLSKWTNHRGAEIVADTFRDFAVSTVPVSSSSHLRGFCGMGGPRTVVAGSSDAAQKAVRAMAVLTDHPYASLTLPDDAAADCLFLRPGLPGVPPFLLHRGGGDLPNSQEALQKLSDVTLVPVSCSELEKAGAGLSSLCLVLSTRPHS
- the DDAH2 gene encoding putative hydrolase DDAH2 isoform X2, translating into MGTPGEGLGRCSHALIRGVPESLASGEGAGAGIPALDLAKAQREHGVLGGKLRQRLGLQLLELPPEESLPLGPLLGDTAVIQGDTALITRPWSPARRPEVDGVRKALQDLGLRIVEMGDENATLDGTDVLFTGREFFVGLSKWTNHRGAEIVADTFRDFAVSTVPVSSSSHLRGFCGMGGPRTVVAGSSDAAQKAVRTMQLLTVSFCVLGCLVCPLSSCTAEVGTCPTARRHYRSSPMSPWYLCPAQNWRRQARGSAPSAWSSAHGPTAEGLVLWSWLARGRAA